The genomic DNA ATCGTACGAAAGCGTCCAGAAGGTCGGCAGATGCGCCGCCGTCGGACAGATATCTCCCGCAAAGATCGCCGACGCGTTGCCCGATTGCAGCGCGATCGATTGATGACCGCGCGTATGCCCTCCGGTTAACGTCACTGTCACGCCGGGGACGATCTCGGTCGTGCCGTCGACCTGTTCGACCAACCCCGCATCGGATAAAGGCACAATATCGTCGGCGAAATACGAACCGACTAATTCGGGAATCTTTCCCGTCGCGTCGGCCCACTCGGTCTGCTGGATGATATGCCGAGCGCGGCGGAAGACCGGTTCCAACCGCCCACTGGCATCGCGGGCGACACAGCCACCGACGTGATCGAAGTGCAGATGCGATAGGATCACCCAATCGATTTGGTCGGGAACGATCCCATGCTGGGCGAGATTTCGTACCAGCGGCATCCCATCCTCCATGCTCATCCTCTGACGAATCTTCGGCCCCGCTTTGCCGCCATATCCGCTGTCGATGATCCCCAGCGAAGTCGGAGTCCGCACGACGAAGCAGTTCGTTTCGACGAGCACCCGGTGCTGCGAATCGGGTTCGGCGAACCGTTGCCACATCATCCGTGGCACCATGCCAAACATGCTTCCACCGTCGATCCACAATTGCCCGCCGCTGACCGGCAACAATTGCAGCTCTCCAACGGGAATCCACGAACGTTTCATTCAGATCACCTTGCCGACGAACCATCCAGCGGTTCGCTCGAAATCATTAAGTAGTTGCTTCAATTCAAATCTCTCGGT from Rosistilla carotiformis includes the following:
- a CDS encoding MBL fold metallo-hydrolase, with the protein product MKRSWIPVGELQLLPVSGGQLWIDGGSMFGMVPRMMWQRFAEPDSQHRVLVETNCFVVRTPTSLGIIDSGYGGKAGPKIRQRMSMEDGMPLVRNLAQHGIVPDQIDWVILSHLHFDHVGGCVARDASGRLEPVFRRARHIIQQTEWADATGKIPELVGSYFADDIVPLSDAGLVEQVDGTTEIVPGVTVTLTGGHTRGHQSIALQSGNASAIFAGDICPTAAHLPTFWTLSYDQFPLTVRRLKASLFDNVIQHDRVLLFSHDPVTPAVRLTRSADGQVVGHAVG